From Streptomyces sp. NBC_00775, one genomic window encodes:
- a CDS encoding non-ribosomal peptide synthetase — MATQVETDQEFWRGVLVAGGSTTIPRWTLHPMTGVDEHEATIPDDVLDDVRRLATDLAMPLGSVMLAAHAKVLAALAGEQDVTTGYVAEEGGRPLPCRLATAPESWRALLVDAHRGASELVSHKDFPVDALRRELGLSEAPIETVFDPHPASGPRPTDVGGGLFGDTVLWVGFSEHGGRAVLRLRYRTDVLDADHAARIAGYHLAALTFIAADPDAEHARQSLLSTEELRFQLEGLSGPRRALPDVRMHELFEQQARVRPDAVVAVHGDRQWTYEELNARANQLGRALLARGLQREGVVAVVTGRNLDWMAAVLAVFKAGGVYLPVEPHFPADRIAAMLSRAECGLVLTEPGSTDSLDQALDSLPGVRKLLIGTAYDEGHGGDDLGIAVAPDQLAYIYFTSGSTGEPKGAMCEHAGMLNHLYAKIDDLGIDEGQVVAQTAPQCFDISLWQLVSSLLVGGRTVLVEQEVILDVQQFVDKIVRGRVAVLQVVPSYLEVVLTYLEQHPRELPDLRCVSVTGEALKKELTQRWFAAEPDIKLVNAYGLTETSDDTNHEVMDGVPARERVPLGPPISNVHIYVVDEQLSPVPLGAPGEIVFSGVCVGRGYVNDPDRTKQAFMPDPHREGARLYRSGDHGRWLPEGKLEFLGRRDTQVKIRGFRIEIGEIENTLLRVPGVRDGAVVVVERPDRSTHLVAFCSGPRSLSAGDLVDRLGGTLPEYMVPSAFHWLERLPLTANGKTDKKALAVLAGELDVVGDHKEGHDTPGTPTERWLAAAWAKVLGIPQDVIGRRDHFFDRGGTSLSAVKLAIALERAVSLKDVTRHPVLADLAALVDGRSDRHSGLLQSLCEPEGAPAAALVCFPHAGGNAVNFQPMAKALRSSGIAVYAVELPGHDVGAESEPFAPMTDVVAQVVAEIAEIAERGLPRVLLWGHSSGAAFALETARQLEERGVDVQRVFVGAQLLGNAADRRNAVTELTGQSNAEIAAKLSTDSDYTGLHQLDAQRAEHVGAAYRHDCVSAHRYFTGLLNTPPAVKLSAPVTVVVAADDPITTGHAHRHRDWELLAVRVDLHELAEGGHYFPRTCPTEAAQAVLRTAELLPSA; from the coding sequence ATGGCAACGCAAGTGGAGACGGACCAGGAGTTCTGGCGTGGTGTACTCGTCGCCGGTGGATCCACCACGATCCCGCGGTGGACGCTCCATCCGATGACGGGCGTGGACGAGCACGAGGCCACCATCCCTGACGACGTCTTGGACGATGTGCGCCGTCTGGCGACGGACCTCGCGATGCCGCTCGGCTCCGTGATGCTGGCCGCGCACGCCAAGGTGCTCGCCGCGCTGGCCGGCGAGCAGGACGTCACGACCGGCTACGTCGCCGAGGAGGGCGGCCGGCCGTTGCCCTGCCGCCTCGCGACCGCACCCGAGTCGTGGCGGGCGCTGCTGGTGGACGCCCATCGCGGCGCGTCGGAACTGGTGTCGCACAAGGACTTTCCGGTCGACGCACTCAGGCGCGAACTGGGCCTGTCCGAAGCGCCGATCGAGACCGTCTTCGATCCGCATCCGGCCTCCGGTCCCCGTCCGACGGACGTCGGCGGCGGTCTCTTCGGAGACACCGTGCTGTGGGTGGGATTCTCGGAGCACGGCGGCCGGGCCGTGCTGCGACTGCGGTACCGGACCGACGTACTCGACGCGGACCACGCCGCCAGGATCGCCGGCTACCACCTCGCCGCGCTCACGTTCATCGCCGCGGATCCGGACGCGGAGCACGCGCGACAGAGCCTGCTGTCCACCGAGGAGCTCCGGTTCCAGCTCGAAGGGCTGTCCGGACCGCGCCGTGCCCTGCCGGACGTCCGGATGCACGAGCTGTTCGAGCAGCAGGCGAGGGTACGTCCGGATGCCGTGGTCGCCGTGCACGGCGACCGGCAGTGGACGTACGAGGAACTCAACGCCCGTGCCAACCAGCTGGGACGGGCCCTGTTGGCGCGGGGGCTGCAGCGCGAAGGCGTCGTCGCGGTGGTGACCGGGAGGAACCTGGACTGGATGGCAGCGGTCCTCGCGGTGTTCAAGGCCGGAGGCGTGTACCTCCCCGTCGAGCCGCACTTCCCGGCCGACCGCATCGCGGCCATGCTCTCCCGCGCCGAGTGCGGGCTCGTCCTCACCGAACCGGGCAGCACCGACTCGCTCGACCAGGCCCTGGACTCGCTGCCGGGGGTCCGGAAGCTCCTCATCGGCACGGCGTACGACGAGGGCCATGGCGGCGACGACCTGGGCATCGCCGTCGCGCCGGACCAACTCGCCTACATCTACTTCACCTCCGGCTCCACGGGAGAGCCCAAGGGAGCGATGTGCGAGCACGCGGGCATGCTCAACCACCTCTACGCCAAGATCGACGACCTGGGAATCGACGAGGGGCAGGTGGTCGCCCAGACCGCCCCCCAGTGCTTCGACATCTCGCTGTGGCAACTGGTGTCCTCGCTCCTGGTCGGTGGGCGGACCGTGCTGGTGGAGCAGGAGGTGATCCTGGACGTCCAGCAGTTCGTCGACAAGATCGTCCGCGGCCGGGTCGCCGTGCTCCAGGTCGTGCCGTCGTACCTCGAGGTCGTCCTGACCTATCTGGAGCAACACCCGCGCGAACTGCCCGACCTGCGGTGCGTGTCCGTCACCGGTGAGGCGTTGAAGAAGGAGCTCACGCAGCGCTGGTTCGCGGCCGAGCCCGACATCAAACTGGTCAACGCGTACGGACTGACCGAGACCTCCGACGACACCAACCACGAGGTCATGGACGGGGTGCCGGCCCGCGAACGGGTCCCGCTCGGTCCCCCCATCAGCAACGTGCACATCTACGTCGTCGACGAGCAGCTGTCACCGGTGCCGCTCGGCGCGCCCGGCGAAATCGTCTTCTCCGGCGTCTGCGTGGGCCGTGGATACGTCAACGACCCCGACCGCACCAAGCAGGCCTTCATGCCCGATCCGCACCGCGAGGGCGCCCGGCTCTACCGGAGTGGCGACCACGGCCGCTGGCTGCCCGAGGGCAAGCTGGAGTTCCTCGGGCGCCGCGACACCCAGGTCAAGATCCGTGGCTTCAGGATCGAGATCGGCGAGATCGAGAACACACTGCTACGGGTGCCCGGTGTCCGCGACGGTGCGGTGGTGGTCGTGGAGCGGCCCGACCGGAGCACGCACCTGGTGGCCTTCTGCTCCGGCCCGCGGTCGCTCTCGGCCGGGGATCTGGTGGACCGGCTGGGTGGGACGCTGCCGGAGTACATGGTGCCGTCGGCCTTCCACTGGCTGGAGAGACTGCCGCTGACCGCCAACGGCAAGACCGACAAGAAGGCACTGGCGGTGCTCGCCGGAGAGCTCGATGTCGTCGGAGACCACAAGGAAGGCCACGACACGCCGGGTACGCCGACCGAGCGGTGGCTGGCGGCCGCCTGGGCGAAGGTGCTCGGCATCCCGCAGGACGTGATCGGACGACGGGACCACTTCTTCGACCGGGGCGGGACATCGTTGTCGGCCGTGAAGCTGGCCATCGCCCTGGAGCGCGCGGTGTCGCTCAAGGACGTGACCCGCCATCCGGTCCTCGCCGATCTGGCCGCTCTGGTCGACGGCAGGTCCGATCGGCATTCCGGGCTGCTTCAGTCGCTGTGCGAGCCGGAGGGTGCGCCGGCCGCTGCTCTGGTGTGCTTTCCCCACGCCGGCGGCAACGCCGTGAACTTTCAGCCGATGGCCAAGGCGCTGCGGAGCAGTGGGATCGCGGTCTACGCCGTTGAGCTGCCCGGTCACGATGTCGGCGCCGAGAGCGAGCCCTTCGCGCCGATGACAGACGTGGTCGCGCAGGTCGTCGCCGAGATCGCCGAGATCGCCGAACGCGGCCTGCCCCGAGTCCTGCTGTGGGGTCACTCCTCGGGCGCGGCCTTCGCCCTGGAGACGGCCAGGCAGCTGGAGGAGCGCGGGGTGGATGTCCAACGGGTCTTCGTCGGCGCGCAGTTGCTCGGCAACGCCGCTGACCGGCGCAACGCCGTCACCGAGCTGACCGGACAGAGCAACGCCGAGATCGCCGCGAAACTGAGCACGGACAGCGACTACACCGGACTCCATCAGCTGGATGCGCAGCGTGCCGAGCATGTCGGTGCCGCCTACCGGCACGACTGCGTGTCCGCACACCGCTATTTCACCGGCCTCCTCAACACTCCCCCGGCGGTGAAGCTGTCCGCGCCGGTCACCGTGGTCGTCGCCGCCGACGACCCGATCACGACCGGACACGCGCACCGCCACCGCGACTGGGAGCTCCTCGCGGTCCGCGTCGACCTGCACGAACTCGCCGAGGGCGGCCACTACTTCCCCCGCACCTGTCCGACCGAGGCAGCGCAGGCCGTGCTGCGCACCGCCGAACTGCTGCCTTCTGCCTGA
- a CDS encoding Pls/PosA family non-ribosomal peptide synthetase — translation MLERSADYLTSAPDESSVAEHRTKGPTDNTSQSDNIQPTETERKFAEVLAGVVCVEQVSVDSNFFNDLGANSLVMAQFCARVRKRTDLPSVSMKDIYRYPTIRSLATALVDTDPGVGAGTGATPAPVSSQVPASSEEMTRVGTLQYTLCGTLQFLLFLGYSFLAAMLTARGYAWISAGSNLVDVYIRSAVFGGAAFVGACTFPIAAKWILVGRWKPRAFPVWGLTYLRFWTVKVLLHANPMVFFIGNPLYVLYLRALGARIGRGVTILSRNVPVCSDLLTIGAGTVIRKDSFFLCYRAHASRIQTGPVTLGRDVFIGEKTVLDIDTSMGDGAQLGHTSSLYSGQAVPDGQRWHGSPAQRTEVDYVRIPPARCGPLRRAGFGLAALGQMFFLSVPLVVGGMYMLLTEVPALSKRLGPGTAGVTSPELYVDALVVSCVLFFGLVVVGVAVLFTVPRLLNRVVKPDRVYPLYGFHYSTHRAIARITNVKFFTWLFGDSSYIVHYLRGLGYDLSRVEQTGSNFGTEVQHETPYLCSVGSGTMVADGLSIVNADFSSTSFRVSRATIGQHNFLGNNIAYPSGAKTGDNCLLATKVMIPLDGEMREGVGLLGSPCFEIPRSVERDLRFDDMRTGSELRRNLAAKNRYNIRSMILFLLVRWLYFFVLTLLALANIDLYDSYGHVPIVVFLVLTLVFTPLYFVLVERAIVAFRGLRPQLCSIYDPYFWWHERLWKVPDHYLNVFNGTPFKNVIWRLLGVRLGSRVFDDGCYLTERMLTTIGDDCTLNAGSKIQCHSQEDGTFKSDRSTIGDGCTLGVGSHVHYGVTMGDGSVLAPDSFLMKGEEVPQHARWGGNPATETRDAPAPGNDDSGAALVGGDRHAGHGE, via the coding sequence ATGCTGGAGAGGTCTGCCGATTACCTGACGTCCGCCCCGGATGAATCCTCAGTCGCCGAACACAGAACGAAAGGTCCGACGGACAACACCTCGCAGTCAGACAACATCCAGCCGACGGAGACCGAGAGGAAATTCGCCGAGGTACTCGCCGGGGTCGTGTGCGTCGAGCAGGTGTCGGTCGACAGCAACTTCTTCAATGACCTCGGCGCAAATTCATTGGTGATGGCTCAATTCTGTGCACGCGTCAGGAAGCGAACGGACTTGCCATCGGTTTCGATGAAAGACATCTACCGTTACCCGACGATCCGCAGCCTGGCGACGGCGCTCGTCGACACCGATCCCGGAGTCGGTGCCGGTACCGGTGCCACACCCGCCCCGGTCAGCTCGCAGGTTCCGGCGTCGTCGGAGGAAATGACTCGGGTCGGCACACTGCAGTACACGCTCTGCGGAACGCTGCAGTTCCTGCTCTTCCTGGGATATTCCTTCCTCGCCGCAATGCTCACCGCACGCGGCTATGCATGGATATCCGCCGGCTCGAACCTGGTCGACGTCTACATCCGCTCGGCCGTCTTCGGCGGCGCCGCCTTCGTCGGCGCGTGCACTTTCCCGATCGCGGCCAAATGGATCCTTGTCGGCCGGTGGAAACCACGCGCATTCCCGGTCTGGGGCCTGACCTATCTGCGCTTCTGGACCGTCAAGGTGCTGCTCCATGCCAACCCGATGGTCTTCTTCATCGGCAACCCCCTCTACGTGCTGTACCTGCGGGCACTCGGTGCACGCATCGGCAGGGGTGTCACGATCCTCTCCCGCAACGTTCCGGTCTGCTCCGACCTGCTCACGATCGGCGCCGGTACGGTGATCCGCAAGGACTCGTTCTTCCTCTGCTACCGGGCGCACGCCAGCCGTATCCAGACGGGCCCGGTAACCCTCGGCAGAGATGTGTTCATCGGTGAGAAGACCGTGCTCGACATCGACACGTCGATGGGTGACGGGGCGCAGCTCGGTCATACGTCCTCGCTGTACAGCGGCCAAGCGGTCCCGGACGGCCAGCGGTGGCACGGATCTCCGGCGCAGCGCACGGAGGTCGACTACGTGAGGATCCCGCCCGCCAGGTGCGGCCCCCTGCGCCGGGCCGGCTTCGGCCTCGCCGCCTTGGGGCAGATGTTCTTCCTCTCCGTGCCGCTGGTAGTCGGGGGAATGTACATGCTGCTGACGGAGGTCCCGGCGCTGAGCAAGCGGCTGGGGCCGGGCACGGCAGGGGTCACGTCGCCGGAGCTCTACGTCGACGCACTGGTCGTCTCCTGCGTTCTGTTCTTCGGCCTCGTCGTCGTGGGCGTCGCCGTTCTGTTCACTGTTCCGCGCCTGCTGAACCGGGTCGTGAAGCCGGACAGGGTCTATCCGCTGTACGGCTTTCACTACTCGACGCACCGGGCGATCGCACGCATCACCAACGTGAAGTTCTTCACCTGGCTGTTCGGCGACAGCTCCTACATCGTCCACTATCTGCGTGGCCTTGGATACGACCTGTCCCGGGTGGAGCAGACGGGGTCGAACTTCGGCACCGAAGTGCAACACGAGACCCCGTACCTCTGCTCCGTGGGCAGCGGCACGATGGTTGCCGACGGCCTGTCGATCGTGAACGCCGACTTCTCGAGCACGTCATTCCGGGTGTCCCGGGCGACGATCGGGCAGCACAACTTTCTCGGGAACAACATCGCGTATCCGTCCGGTGCGAAGACAGGCGACAACTGCCTTCTTGCGACGAAGGTGATGATTCCGCTCGACGGTGAGATGCGCGAGGGGGTGGGTCTGCTCGGCTCACCGTGCTTCGAGATTCCCCGGTCGGTGGAGCGCGACCTCCGATTCGACGACATGCGGACCGGAAGCGAGTTGCGCCGCAATCTCGCCGCCAAGAACCGCTACAACATCCGGTCGATGATCCTCTTTCTGCTCGTGCGGTGGTTGTACTTCTTCGTGCTGACCCTGCTCGCCCTCGCGAATATCGATCTGTACGACTCCTACGGACATGTACCGATCGTGGTGTTCCTGGTGCTCACGCTGGTGTTCACCCCGCTCTACTTCGTGCTGGTGGAGCGCGCCATCGTTGCCTTCCGCGGACTGCGACCGCAGTTGTGCTCCATCTACGACCCGTACTTCTGGTGGCACGAGCGTCTGTGGAAGGTGCCTGACCATTACCTCAACGTCTTCAATGGCACCCCCTTCAAGAACGTGATCTGGCGGCTCCTGGGTGTTCGGCTCGGCAGCAGGGTCTTCGATGACGGCTGCTATCTGACGGAGCGGATGCTCACCACCATCGGTGACGACTGCACCCTCAATGCGGGGAGCAAAATCCAGTGTCACTCGCAGGAAGACGGCACCTTCAAGTCCGACCGCAGCACGATCGGCGACGGATGCACCCTCGGTGTCGGCTCCCACGTCCACTACGGCGTGACGATGGGTGACGGCTCAGTGCTTGCGCCCGACTCCTTCCTCATGAAGGGCGAGGAAGTCCCGCAGCACGCGCGGTGGGGTGGAAACCCGGCCACGGAGACGAGAGATGCCCCCGCGCCCGGTAACGACGACAGTGGAGCCGCCCTGGTCGGCGGTGACAGACATGCCGGCCACGGCGAGTGA
- a CDS encoding PadR family transcriptional regulator, translating to MSLRHALLGLLSERPASGYDLLKLFETSLATAWPATQSQIYTELTKLAGTGLINVAAEGPRGRKEYALTDEGLAELRHWLTETKPQRNTRSDILLRVFFLGVLTPEQARGYLTELIELSDQGYQGLRRLEESVDWDDDSLSVYGRIALEYGLRFNAMRREWAEWAAGQIT from the coding sequence ATGAGTCTTCGACACGCGCTGCTCGGGCTGCTCTCCGAGCGTCCCGCCAGCGGCTACGACCTGCTGAAACTCTTCGAGACGTCGCTGGCCACCGCCTGGCCGGCGACCCAGAGTCAGATCTACACCGAGCTGACCAAGCTGGCGGGCACAGGGCTGATCAACGTGGCGGCCGAGGGTCCGCGAGGCCGCAAGGAGTACGCCCTCACCGACGAGGGGCTGGCCGAACTGCGGCACTGGCTGACCGAGACCAAGCCGCAGCGGAACACCCGCAGCGACATTCTCCTGCGGGTGTTCTTTCTCGGGGTACTGACGCCCGAGCAGGCACGCGGCTACCTCACCGAGCTCATCGAGCTGTCCGATCAGGGGTACCAGGGTCTGCGCCGGCTGGAGGAGTCCGTCGACTGGGATGACGACAGTCTTTCGGTCTACGGCCGGATCGCCCTGGAGTACGGCCTGCGGTTCAACGCCATGCGCCGCGAGTGGGCCGAGTGGGCGGCCGGCCAGATCACCTGA